The Prevotella melaninogenica genome has a segment encoding these proteins:
- a CDS encoding ISL3 family transposase produces MNSSFLYHAWGLYTHECTCEEYKGNRIILHVQAKERIRCCPSCDARSIVKNGYRLRDFVGLPIGGKRVTIRMKVQRYKCKECDFDQQEKIPFATGSCGYTHRFAKYVVDLLRGMTLQDVSNHLGVSWDTVKEIHSSYLKRHYSPPSLEGVENIGIDEFAVRKGHVYKTIVVDLDSGRIIYVGDGKGSEALKKFWRKVKRKNIKIKHVATDLSAAFIASVMENCPDAVHVFDHFHVVKLMNEKLDDIRRKVYSMEKDINKRKVLKGTRYLLLGNGVDIFDKQHKTRLENALAMNEPLSKAYYLKEQLHQIWSQSMKAMAEKVLDDWIRQAEQSKITQLQKMAVTVKTYKKGILAWYDCHLSTGKVEGINNKIKVMKRNAYGFRDEKYFTLRLYALHDCRITRNVG; encoded by the coding sequence ATGAACAGCAGTTTCCTATATCATGCTTGGGGTCTTTATACCCACGAATGCACTTGTGAAGAGTACAAAGGTAATAGAATTATTTTGCATGTGCAAGCAAAAGAACGAATAAGATGTTGCCCTTCTTGTGATGCCCGCTCCATAGTAAAGAATGGGTATCGTTTACGAGACTTTGTTGGACTTCCCATAGGTGGCAAGCGAGTAACTATACGCATGAAGGTACAACGCTATAAATGTAAGGAATGTGACTTCGATCAGCAGGAGAAAATTCCTTTTGCCACTGGCAGTTGCGGCTATACTCACCGTTTTGCTAAGTATGTAGTAGATTTACTTCGTGGCATGACGCTTCAGGACGTATCGAATCATTTGGGCGTATCATGGGATACTGTAAAGGAAATACACTCCTCTTACCTTAAGCGTCATTATAGTCCTCCATCTTTAGAGGGTGTAGAGAATATTGGTATAGATGAGTTTGCTGTTAGGAAAGGACATGTCTATAAGACAATCGTCGTTGATTTGGACAGTGGCAGGATAATCTATGTTGGCGATGGCAAGGGTAGTGAAGCTCTGAAGAAATTCTGGCGGAAAGTCAAACGTAAGAATATAAAGATAAAGCATGTGGCAACAGACTTGTCTGCGGCTTTCATAGCCTCTGTTATGGAGAATTGTCCCGATGCAGTACATGTATTTGATCATTTCCATGTAGTGAAGTTAATGAACGAGAAACTTGATGATATCAGACGTAAAGTTTATAGTATGGAGAAAGATATAAATAAGCGTAAAGTACTCAAAGGAACAAGGTATCTGCTACTCGGCAATGGTGTAGACATCTTTGATAAACAGCACAAGACAAGGCTTGAGAATGCCTTAGCTATGAATGAGCCATTGTCAAAAGCATACTATTTGAAGGAACAACTCCATCAGATATGGTCGCAATCCATGAAGGCTATGGCAGAAAAAGTGCTTGATGACTGGATAAGACAGGCTGAACAAAGTAAGATAACACAATTACAGAAAATGGCTGTTACCGTGAAAACCTATAAGAAAGGGATCCTTGCCTGGTACGATTGCCATCTATCAACGGGAAAAGTTGAAGGTATTAATAACAAGATAAAGGTTATGAAACGAAATGCGTATGGATTTAGGGACGAGAAATACTTTACTCTACGACTTTATGCACTGCATGACTGCCGTATCACTCGAAATGTCGGATGA
- a CDS encoding ABC-F family ATP-binding cassette domain-containing protein: protein MISIDGLTVEFGVKPLFKDVSFVINERDRIALVGKNGAGKSTMLKILCGMQKPTSGVVSVPNDTTIGYLPQVMKLSDDTTVKEETRKAFADKTKIEERLKKMEQEMAERTDYESEGYAELVERFTTEHERYMMMGGENYEAEIERTLTGLGFSRDDFDRPTREFSGGWRMRIELAKILLRRPDVLLLDEPTNHLDIESIQWLEQFLSQSAKAVVLVSHDRAFVNNVTNRTLEITCGHVEDYRVKYDEYLVLRKERREQQLRAYENQQKEIADTKAFIERFRYQATKAVQVQQRIRQLEKIVPIEVDEVDNSAMRLKFPPCLRSGDYPVIAEGLGKTYPSRLHSDGPGQTVFEGVDLIIKRGEKVAFVGKNGEGKSTFVKCIMGEIPFDGTLKIGHNVQIGYFAQNQAQLLDENLTIYETIDRVATGDMRLRINDLLGAFMFGGETSEKYVKVLSGGERSRLAMIKLLLEPVNLLILDEPTNHLDIASKEVLKEAIKAFDGTAIIVSHDREFLDGLVSKVYEFGGGKVREHLGGIYDWLRSPLQLPRRGESAENLSLASSKPNDSRNATPLPSEGSGEASGEALSYAERKEQQKKIRKAQRAVDESEAKIAKLEARKSELDELLMAPENASNMELVTEYTNLQRELDEENEQWMVLSEELETLNFEHCLHR, encoded by the coding sequence ATGATATCAATAGACGGACTGACGGTGGAATTCGGCGTGAAGCCATTGTTTAAGGATGTTTCATTCGTCATCAATGAACGAGACAGGATAGCCCTGGTGGGAAAGAACGGTGCGGGAAAGTCAACGATGCTGAAGATTCTCTGTGGGATGCAGAAGCCTACGAGCGGAGTTGTGTCTGTACCAAACGATACGACAATCGGTTATCTCCCACAGGTGATGAAGCTTTCTGACGATACGACCGTGAAGGAGGAGACGCGTAAGGCTTTCGCTGACAAAACGAAGATTGAGGAGAGACTCAAGAAGATGGAGCAGGAAATGGCTGAGCGAACCGACTATGAGAGTGAGGGATACGCTGAGCTGGTAGAACGCTTTACGACTGAGCATGAACGATATATGATGATGGGAGGAGAGAATTATGAGGCTGAGATAGAGCGTACGCTAACGGGTCTCGGATTCAGCCGTGATGACTTCGACCGCCCTACACGTGAGTTCTCTGGCGGATGGCGTATGCGTATCGAGCTGGCGAAGATTCTTCTCCGTCGTCCGGACGTACTCCTACTGGATGAGCCAACGAACCACCTCGACATCGAATCTATCCAATGGCTGGAGCAGTTCCTCTCACAGAGCGCTAAGGCGGTTGTACTTGTGAGCCACGACCGTGCATTCGTCAATAACGTTACAAACCGTACGCTGGAGATAACCTGTGGACACGTGGAGGACTACCGTGTGAAGTATGACGAGTATCTCGTCCTCAGAAAAGAACGTCGTGAGCAGCAGCTCCGTGCGTATGAGAACCAACAGAAGGAGATTGCCGATACAAAGGCGTTCATTGAACGTTTCCGTTATCAGGCTACGAAAGCCGTACAGGTGCAGCAGCGCATCCGCCAGTTGGAGAAGATTGTGCCTATTGAGGTGGATGAAGTGGACAATTCGGCTATGCGTTTGAAGTTTCCTCCATGTCTGCGCAGTGGAGATTATCCAGTCATTGCAGAGGGATTGGGGAAGACTTATCCAAGTAGACTGCATAGTGACGGACCGGGTCAGACGGTCTTTGAGGGTGTCGACCTTATTATTAAGCGAGGTGAGAAAGTGGCTTTCGTCGGTAAGAACGGTGAGGGAAAGTCTACCTTCGTGAAATGTATCATGGGCGAGATTCCTTTTGATGGTACGCTGAAGATAGGTCATAACGTACAAATCGGTTATTTCGCACAGAATCAGGCACAGCTGTTAGACGAGAATCTTACCATCTACGAGACCATCGACAGAGTTGCCACAGGCGATATGCGCTTGAGGATAAACGACTTGCTCGGTGCCTTTATGTTCGGTGGAGAGACGTCGGAGAAGTATGTCAAAGTACTTTCGGGAGGTGAGCGTTCACGCTTAGCGATGATTAAGCTATTGCTTGAGCCAGTAAACCTCCTTATCCTCGATGAGCCAACGAACCACCTCGACATCGCCTCAAAGGAAGTGCTGAAAGAGGCTATCAAAGCCTTTGACGGTACGGCAATCATCGTGAGTCACGACCGCGAGTTCCTCGATGGGTTAGTGAGCAAGGTGTATGAGTTCGGTGGCGGTAAGGTCAGAGAGCATTTAGGGGGTATTTATGATTGGTTGAGGAGCCCCCTCCAACTCCCCCGAAGGGGGGAGAGTGCAGAGAACCTCTCGCTGGCATCATCAAAACCTAATGATAGCAGAAATGCAACTCCCCTCCCTTCGGAGGGGTCGGGGGAGGCTTCTGGTGAGGCTTTATCCTACGCTGAACGCAAAGAGCAACAGAAGAAGATTCGTAAGGCTCAGCGTGCTGTAGACGAGTCAGAGGCTAAGATAGCGAAGTTGGAAGCACGTAAGAGCGAACTCGATGAACTCCTGATGGCTCCCGAGAATGCCTCAAATATGGAACTCGTGACAGAATATACCAACCTTCAGCGTGAACTCGATGAGGAAAACGAACAATGGATGGTGCTTTCAGAAGAGCTTGAGACATTGAACTTTGAACATTGCCTACATCGGTAA
- a CDS encoding serpin family protein encodes MITANFLMLHEQTKLLPDFQEALEHYYFTNIIDSANTPKGKESANKLCKTITKDEIQSLPINLTGPRAAQLINAVTLKTAWSLPFDKDITKPMPFFTEDGKSKQVNMMRNYDTMQKYQGYTTKDYQVLRMPLENGFSLYAVLPLKKNNLQDIIRKLTIKELHKISQNTRAYDYVNVLFPRFTISANIPMKQLYGEMGLGNLFSREADFGRMSPQPLAVDDVFQQINMNVNEEGISAKAIQVMLFDKLSAMDSSSTFTFKADHPFLYYILDKYNNICFIGKYMG; translated from the coding sequence ATGATTACTGCCAACTTCCTAATGCTACACGAGCAAACAAAGCTATTACCCGATTTTCAAGAAGCATTAGAACACTATTATTTTACCAATATTATCGACTCTGCCAACACTCCGAAGGGCAAAGAAAGTGCTAACAAACTTTGTAAAACAATCACCAAAGACGAGATTCAATCCTTACCTATCAACCTTACAGGACCTCGTGCCGCACAGCTTATCAATGCCGTTACGCTTAAGACGGCTTGGTCATTACCGTTCGACAAGGATATTACAAAGCCTATGCCTTTCTTCACTGAGGATGGTAAAAGCAAGCAGGTCAATATGATGAGAAACTATGACACGATGCAAAAGTATCAAGGTTATACCACAAAGGATTATCAAGTGCTACGTATGCCTTTAGAAAACGGCTTTAGTCTATATGCTGTCCTACCTCTAAAGAAGAATAACTTGCAGGATATCATTCGCAAGTTAACAATCAAAGAATTGCATAAAATCTCTCAAAACACCAGAGCGTATGACTATGTAAACGTACTGTTTCCACGCTTTACCATCTCTGCGAATATTCCTATGAAACAGCTTTATGGTGAAATGGGTTTGGGTAATCTATTCTCTCGCGAAGCCGATTTCGGTAGAATGAGTCCTCAACCACTTGCTGTTGACGATGTTTTCCAGCAGATAAACATGAATGTTAACGAGGAAGGAATCAGTGCAAAAGCCATTCAGGTTATGTTATTTGACAAACTATCAGCTATGGATAGTTCATCTACGTTCACCTTCAAGGCTGACCATCCTTTCCTTTATTACATCCTTGATAAGTATAACAACATCTGTTTTATCGGGAAATATATGGGTTAA